One genomic window of Ctenopharyngodon idella isolate HZGC_01 chromosome 18, HZGC01, whole genome shotgun sequence includes the following:
- the LOC127499397 gene encoding mRNA decay activator protein ZFP36L1: MPSNFLTPFLELDDEFCKSFRGIDLTDATQKQRVVGFQRRHSLCPVTLPNSKFNSNDSSPWPLPAISQHWSREPKPQLPRSSLNHIPFRVDRSVSMIEGHVSALAACESPTASPLQPPPGLSISNSSLSPSKILGTTSSAPMSTRYKTELCRTYEESGTCKYGAKCQFAHGMEELRGLNRHPKYKTEPCRTFHTIGFCPYGARCHFIHNADEQQGLLENTHGQKSVRERPQLRQSVSFSGFSSQPQTLGGFHAVPDALAFSRSSSVSPPPSTGSPDLLSPLFPEPGTLKHSHPFADLGANGSFYAISDSESAQNLAYALTGLSALQRSASADSLSDQDDYTSSSSLSGCDSPGIEGRRLPIFSRLSVSDD, translated from the exons ATGCCATCAAATTTCCTCACGCCCTTCCTTGAGTTGGATGACGAATTTTGCAAG AGCTTCCGCGGTATTGACCTAACAGATGCCACACAGAAGCAGCGTGTGGTGGGATTCCAGCGCAGACACTCCCTGTGCCCGGTGACTCTTCCCAACTCTAAATTCAACAGCAACGACAGCAGCCCGTGGCCTCTGCCGGCCATCAGCCAGCACTGGAGCCGCGAGCCGAAGCCGCAGCTGCCGCGCTCCTCTCTGAACCACATCCCCTTCAGAGTAGACCGCTCCGTGAGCATGATCGAGGGTCATGTGAGCGCTCTGGCGGCCTGCGAGAGCCCGACAGCCAGCCCTCTTCAGCCACCGCCCGGTCTCAGCATCAGTAACAGCTCCCTGTCCCCCTCGAAGATACTCGGCACAACCTCGTCAGCGCCCATGTCCACTCGCTACAAGACGGAGCTCTGCCGTACGTACGAGGAAAGCGGCACCTGCAAGTACGGGGCCAAATGCCAGTTCGCACACGGCATGGAAGAGCTGCGAGGCCTCAACCGGCATCCTAAGTACAAGACCGAACCGTGTCGCACCTTTCACACCATCGGATTCTGCCCCTACGGTGCCCGCTGTCACTTCATACACAACGCGGACGAGCAGCAAGGCCTTTTGGAGAACACACACGGACAGAAGAGCGTCCGAGAGCGACCGCAGCTCCGCCAGAGCGTCAGCTTCAGCGGCTTCTCCTCGCAACCTCAAACCCTCGGTGGTTTCCACGCCGTACCGGACGCCCTGGCCTTCTCCAGATCATCGTCAGTGTCCCCGCCACCATCCACAGGTAGTCCCGACCTGCTGTCCCCTCTGTTCCCCGAGCCCGGGACCCTAAAGCACAGCCACCCGTTCGCAGATCTGGGTGCCAACGGGAGCTTCTACGCCATCAGCGACTCGGAGAGCGCGCAAAACTTGGCATACGCGCTCACGGGCCTGTCAGCTCTGCAGCGGAGCGCGTCTGCGGACTCTCTTTCCGACCAGGACGACTACACCAGCTCCAGCAGCCTGAGCGGCTGCGACTCTCCCGGCATCGAGGGCAGGCGACTGCCCATCTTCAGCCGCCTGTCTGTCTCAGACGACTAA